A region of Sulfuricella denitrificans skB26 DNA encodes the following proteins:
- the nirB gene encoding nitrite reductase large subunit NirB, translated as MQKQKLVLVGNGMAGVRTLEELLKIASDKYDITVFGAEPHPNYNRILLSPVLAGEQTVQDIIINEMDWYEQNQIHLHINKKVTKIDRKNRIVFTEDGTSAEYDRLLLSTGSNPFILPIPGAELPGVVSFRDISDVEAMLDASSRYRNAVVIGGGLLGLEAANGLMLRGMDVTVVHIAPWLMDRQLDEPAARLLQQSLEAKGLKFLLEKQTGALVPGESGRVCAVSFKDGDSIPADLVVMAVGIRPNTELAESAGLYCNRGVVVNDTLQTFDPRIYAVGECVSHRGVAYGLVAPLFEQAKVAANHLAEYGIGCYTGSLTSTKLKVTGIDLFSAGDYMGAEGTDAIVLSDPAGGNYKKVVLKDNKVVGAVLYGDTTEGSWYFDLLREGTDVSDIRSSLLFGQHNLGDSGHGDPHARVAAMPDSAEICGCNGVCKGDIVKAIRDKKLFTLDEVRAHTKASSSCGSCTGLVESLLAVTVGGDYSTAPSKKPMCGCTEHSHDEVRETITRQGIKSIPALMHFMEWKTPDGCNKCRTALNYYLLCAWPSEYVDDNQSRYINERVHANIQKDGTYSVIPRIFGGDTSPKQLMAIAQIAERWEVPTVKFTGGQRLDLLGIRKEQLPGIWKDLSEAGFVSGHAYGKAMRTVKTCVGSQWCRFGTQDSTTMGIKLEELTWGSWTPHKFKLAVSGCPRNCAEATIKDFGVVAVDSGWELHIGGNGGIKVRATDFLCHVKTEEEVLEYCAAFMQVYREDAHYLERTAPWVERRGLTYVKERVVDDAEQRKVYAERFYESQKYSQDDPWKARGEGVDAHEYKPMAILS; from the coding sequence ATGCAAAAACAGAAACTCGTTCTCGTGGGTAACGGCATGGCCGGGGTGCGCACGCTGGAGGAACTGCTGAAAATCGCGTCTGATAAATACGACATTACCGTATTCGGCGCCGAGCCTCACCCCAACTACAACCGTATCCTGTTGTCCCCGGTCCTGGCTGGCGAGCAGACAGTCCAGGACATCATCATCAATGAGATGGACTGGTACGAGCAGAATCAGATCCATCTGCACATTAACAAAAAAGTCACCAAGATCGATCGCAAAAATCGCATCGTCTTTACCGAAGACGGCACCAGTGCGGAATATGACCGCCTGCTGCTGTCCACCGGCTCCAACCCCTTCATCCTGCCCATTCCTGGCGCAGAACTGCCGGGCGTCGTTTCCTTCCGTGATATCAGCGACGTTGAGGCTATGCTTGATGCGTCCAGCCGCTACCGCAATGCAGTGGTGATCGGCGGCGGACTGCTCGGCCTGGAAGCCGCTAACGGCCTGATGTTGCGCGGCATGGACGTGACCGTCGTGCATATCGCGCCCTGGCTGATGGATCGTCAGCTCGACGAACCGGCGGCCCGCCTGCTGCAACAAAGCCTGGAAGCCAAGGGCCTCAAATTCCTGCTGGAGAAACAGACCGGCGCGCTGGTGCCGGGCGAATCCGGCCGCGTCTGCGCAGTGAGCTTCAAGGATGGCGATAGCATTCCCGCCGATCTGGTGGTGATGGCGGTCGGCATACGCCCCAACACGGAGCTGGCTGAAAGCGCCGGTCTCTACTGCAATCGCGGCGTGGTAGTTAACGACACCCTGCAAACATTCGACCCACGCATCTACGCCGTCGGCGAGTGCGTCAGCCACCGCGGCGTGGCTTATGGGCTGGTCGCACCCCTGTTCGAACAGGCCAAAGTAGCCGCCAATCATCTGGCTGAATATGGCATAGGCTGCTATACCGGCTCGCTCACCTCGACCAAGCTCAAGGTCACCGGGATCGACTTGTTTTCCGCCGGAGATTACATGGGTGCTGAAGGCACCGATGCCATCGTGCTTTCCGACCCGGCAGGCGGCAATTACAAGAAAGTCGTGCTCAAGGACAACAAGGTGGTGGGCGCGGTGCTGTATGGCGACACCACGGAGGGCAGCTGGTATTTCGACCTGCTGCGCGAGGGGACCGATGTTTCGGATATTCGCTCTTCCCTGCTGTTCGGCCAGCACAACCTGGGCGATTCCGGCCACGGCGACCCTCATGCCCGCGTCGCGGCCATGCCGGACAGCGCCGAGATTTGCGGCTGCAATGGCGTTTGCAAGGGCGATATCGTCAAAGCCATCCGCGACAAGAAGCTTTTTACCCTGGATGAGGTGCGTGCCCATACCAAGGCGTCCAGTTCCTGCGGGTCATGTACCGGCCTGGTGGAGTCGCTGCTGGCAGTGACGGTTGGTGGCGACTATTCCACCGCACCGTCCAAAAAACCGATGTGCGGCTGTACCGAGCATTCCCATGACGAGGTGCGCGAAACCATCACCCGCCAAGGCATCAAGAGCATCCCCGCGCTGATGCATTTCATGGAATGGAAAACCCCCGATGGCTGCAACAAGTGCCGCACGGCGTTGAACTACTACCTGCTGTGCGCGTGGCCGTCCGAATACGTGGACGACAACCAGTCGCGCTACATCAACGAGCGCGTGCATGCCAACATCCAGAAGGATGGCACCTACTCCGTGATACCGCGCATTTTCGGTGGCGACACCTCGCCCAAACAGCTGATGGCGATTGCTCAGATTGCCGAGCGTTGGGAAGTACCCACGGTGAAGTTTACCGGCGGCCAGCGCCTCGATCTTCTGGGGATCAGGAAAGAACAACTGCCGGGCATCTGGAAAGACCTTTCCGAAGCCGGATTTGTCTCCGGGCACGCTTACGGCAAGGCCATGCGTACCGTAAAAACCTGTGTCGGCAGCCAGTGGTGCCGCTTCGGTACCCAGGATTCGACCACCATGGGGATCAAGTTGGAAGAACTCACCTGGGGTTCGTGGACACCACACAAGTTCAAGCTGGCCGTCTCGGGCTGCCCGCGCAACTGCGCCGAAGCCACCATCAAGGACTTTGGCGTAGTCGCGGTGGATTCGGGCTGGGAACTACATATCGGTGGCAACGGCGGGATCAAGGTGCGCGCCACCGACTTCCTGTGCCATGTAAAGACCGAGGAAGAGGTTCTGGAATACTGCGCCGCCTTCATGCAGGTTTACCGCGAAGATGCGCATTACCTGGAGCGCACCGCGCCCTGGGTGGAACGACGCGGTCTGACCTATGTCAAGGAACGCGTGGTGGATGACGCCGAGCAGCGCAAGGTCTATGCCGAGCGCTTTTACGAATCGCAGAAATATTCACAGGACGATCCATGGAAAGCGCGTGGCGAGGGTGTGGATGCCCACGAATACAAGCCTATGGCTATCCTGAGCTGA
- the nirD gene encoding nitrite reductase small subunit NirD, with the protein MQTTNNQQNWVEVGRIEDIPLLGARLVKSPKGDIAVFRTQGDEIFALRDKCPHKGGPLSQGIVHGKKVACPLHDWKIHLDTGLAVAPDEGCAARFPVEVRDGLIYLSLEPDSGR; encoded by the coding sequence ATGCAAACAACCAACAATCAGCAAAACTGGGTCGAAGTCGGCCGTATCGAAGACATTCCGCTGCTAGGCGCGCGACTGGTGAAGTCCCCGAAAGGCGATATCGCCGTCTTCCGCACCCAGGGTGACGAAATCTTCGCCCTGCGCGACAAGTGCCCGCACAAAGGGGGGCCGCTTTCTCAGGGTATCGTGCATGGCAAGAAAGTCGCCTGCCCGCTGCACGACTGGAAAATCCATCTCGATACCGGGCTGGCCGTGGCTCCGGATGAAGGGTGCGCAGCACGCTTCCCGGTGGAAGTGCGGGATGGCCTGATCTACCTTTCCCTTGAGCCCGATTCCGGCCGTTAG
- a CDS encoding molybdopterin oxidoreductase family protein: MLFGRKQKNPIKIADKGVVEWKYAACGYCSTGCSIEVGLNAEGKPVTSRGVADADVNRGKLCLKGIFEHELFTSAGRGTEPLMREQWHQDWQPATWDSALDKVHDEIVRIQAKYGRDSVAIISTGQMLTEEFYTLGKLTRGLIGTNNYDGNTTLCMASAVSGYKRSFGSDGPPGCYEDFEHTDCLFAWGSNLPEQHPIIYWRMKEAQEKRGFPLIVVDPRVTMLAQNAHIHLAITPGTDVVLMNAMMHVIFAEKLEDSSYIETNTNGIDMLRAEVAKYDPVTASKICGIDEDTIRVVARLYAKAGAAMAIWTMGINQSTHGSDGVVGINNLALITGNIGKPGGTSLSITGQCNAMGTREWSSCSGLPNYRALENPDHRAEIADFWGIDPEFFPKKRGMFQTDIYHAIESGQIKGLWLIATNPLSSLPNSARVRKAMESLEFCAVQDCYHDTESAQYAHVYLPAGTWAEKDGVMTNTERRISVVKPVTPPPGQAQPDLWIFNRMAERFNQSGKVNFPEKAADIFLEMGKLSVGRLADISGMNHELLEKQRGIQWPYTQEQVKNGEAPPKGGKRLYTVDGTFSYADGKAKLIPLPFIDNNEVPDEKFPIWLNTGRLIEHWHGRTKTGKIGNNNKYSPIPFIEINPDLAAELNIERGEYVRLVSRRSDAVVMAMPTQRVPKNMVFLPFHFHDCANRLTLGLLDPHSRQPAYKQSAVRIERIANQMAAAKLSMEMRKF; this comes from the coding sequence ATGCTCTTCGGACGCAAACAAAAAAACCCGATCAAGATCGCCGACAAGGGCGTGGTCGAATGGAAATACGCCGCCTGCGGCTACTGTTCCACCGGTTGCTCGATTGAAGTCGGACTGAACGCGGAAGGCAAGCCCGTCACCTCGCGCGGGGTGGCGGATGCAGACGTCAATCGCGGCAAGTTATGTCTGAAGGGCATTTTCGAACACGAGCTGTTTACTTCAGCCGGGCGCGGCACCGAACCGCTGATGCGCGAGCAGTGGCATCAGGACTGGCAGCCCGCGACCTGGGATAGCGCGCTGGACAAGGTGCATGACGAAATCGTGCGGATCCAGGCCAAATATGGGCGTGATTCTGTCGCCATCATCTCCACCGGACAGATGCTGACCGAAGAGTTTTACACACTCGGCAAACTCACCCGTGGCCTGATCGGCACCAACAACTACGATGGCAATACCACCCTGTGCATGGCGTCTGCGGTATCGGGCTACAAGCGCTCCTTCGGTTCGGACGGCCCGCCGGGCTGCTATGAGGATTTCGAGCATACCGACTGCCTTTTTGCCTGGGGTTCCAACCTGCCGGAGCAGCACCCCATCATCTACTGGCGCATGAAAGAAGCGCAGGAAAAACGCGGCTTTCCGCTGATCGTGGTCGATCCGCGCGTGACCATGCTGGCGCAGAACGCCCACATCCACCTCGCCATCACACCGGGCACCGATGTGGTGCTGATGAACGCCATGATGCATGTCATCTTCGCCGAAAAGCTAGAAGACAGTAGCTACATCGAGACCAATACCAATGGGATAGATATGCTGCGCGCCGAAGTCGCCAAATATGACCCGGTGACCGCCTCCAAAATCTGCGGCATCGACGAAGACACCATCCGCGTTGTTGCCCGTCTCTATGCCAAGGCCGGCGCAGCCATGGCGATCTGGACGATGGGGATCAACCAGTCCACCCACGGCTCGGACGGCGTGGTCGGCATCAACAATCTAGCGCTCATCACCGGCAACATTGGCAAGCCGGGCGGCACCAGCCTTTCCATTACCGGACAGTGCAACGCGATGGGCACCCGCGAATGGTCTTCCTGCTCCGGGCTGCCCAATTACCGCGCGCTGGAAAACCCCGATCACCGCGCGGAAATTGCCGATTTCTGGGGCATCGACCCGGAATTCTTCCCTAAAAAACGCGGCATGTTTCAAACCGACATTTACCACGCGATTGAAAGCGGGCAGATCAAAGGGCTGTGGCTGATCGCGACCAATCCCTTATCGTCTCTGCCCAACAGCGCAAGGGTTCGCAAGGCGATGGAGAGCCTGGAGTTCTGCGCGGTGCAGGACTGCTATCACGACACCGAAAGCGCCCAGTACGCCCACGTTTATCTACCCGCAGGTACCTGGGCAGAAAAAGACGGCGTAATGACTAACACCGAGCGCCGGATCAGCGTAGTGAAGCCGGTGACCCCACCTCCGGGCCAGGCCCAGCCTGATTTATGGATTTTCAACCGGATGGCGGAGCGCTTTAATCAGAGCGGCAAGGTCAATTTCCCGGAAAAGGCCGCCGACATCTTCCTCGAGATGGGAAAACTATCCGTCGGCCGGCTGGCCGATATCTCCGGCATGAACCACGAGTTGCTGGAAAAACAACGGGGCATCCAGTGGCCATATACACAAGAGCAGGTAAAGAATGGCGAGGCCCCGCCCAAGGGAGGCAAGCGCCTGTATACGGTCGATGGCACTTTCAGCTATGCCGATGGCAAGGCCAAACTGATTCCCTTGCCTTTCATCGACAACAACGAAGTGCCGGATGAAAAATTTCCCATCTGGCTGAACACCGGGCGCTTGATCGAGCATTGGCACGGCCGCACCAAGACCGGAAAAATTGGCAACAACAACAAATACAGCCCGATTCCGTTCATCGAAATAAACCCGGACCTGGCGGCAGAACTGAACATAGAGCGGGGCGAATATGTGCGGCTGGTATCTCGCCGCTCGGATGCAGTGGTGATGGCGATGCCGACCCAGCGCGTACCGAAGAATATGGTTTTTCTGCCCTTTCATTTTCATGATTGCGCCAACCGCCTGACATTAGGCCTGCTCGACCCGCACTCGCGCCAGCCTGCCTACAAACAGTCAGCCGTGCGCATTGAACGCATCGCCAACCAGATGGCGGCGGCAAAATTGAGCATGGAAATGCGCAAGTTCTGA
- a CDS encoding DmsC/YnfH family molybdoenzyme membrane anchor subunit, which yields MFKVRDNEPDYALLADKDSQTLNRYGLSIDKAQQGDALYGKSLNINGDGEIGSNPNRYKQHGFYFNADNCIACHACEAACSEKNDNPAHIAFRSVGFVEGGTYPNYQRLNISMACNHCDDPVCLKGCPTRAYTKFAEYGAVLQDPDICFGCGYCTWVCPYNAPQLDPVKGQVSKCNMCVDRLEVGLKPACVSACLGKALDFGVIENIPEGRAQAKTEIPGFPSPEITHPNIRFQQTRTTQRDMVRVDSTALKYHRDDTSGAFRPTLDPKHGYQRHWNLKKLLGSHENAHIAFTLSVQTVMGAFLLLILGGWLGNAPLSAFGGSAAYLPLLGLMLALMSFGLFKLNMHLGKPLRFYRGFNNLRHSPVSREIAGVSLFFAGLAGYGFFTFFGGMIASLIGDALTGALRNLAAGAGILGAGLGGYYMIKLYLIPARPFWNHWHTGAAFVATALGLGALLLALTAWLTGALTNELGVVLASVAATGFALEGIGLIVHARDLKAKGDEGMASFYEQTTTYGYPYWLRNGLLATSLMLALGMGFIGQASGLAFAMLTLTALTSGILGRALFYVLVIPTTMPGAFFWRNKGFVEHAKEVGLANMPQVGVVPDAH from the coding sequence ATGTTTAAAGTACGCGACAACGAACCCGACTACGCCCTGCTGGCCGACAAAGATTCCCAGACCCTTAACCGCTATGGGCTGTCCATCGATAAAGCGCAGCAAGGCGACGCGCTGTACGGAAAAAGCCTGAACATCAATGGCGATGGCGAAATCGGCAGCAATCCCAACCGCTACAAACAGCACGGTTTCTATTTCAATGCCGACAACTGCATCGCCTGCCATGCCTGCGAAGCCGCCTGCAGCGAAAAGAACGACAACCCGGCGCATATCGCCTTCCGCTCGGTGGGCTTCGTCGAAGGCGGCACTTACCCGAATTACCAGCGCCTCAACATTTCGATGGCCTGCAACCACTGCGACGACCCGGTCTGCCTGAAAGGCTGCCCGACCCGCGCCTACACCAAGTTCGCAGAATACGGCGCGGTACTGCAAGACCCGGATATCTGCTTCGGCTGCGGCTACTGCACCTGGGTGTGCCCGTACAATGCGCCGCAGCTCGACCCGGTCAAGGGTCAGGTCAGCAAATGCAACATGTGCGTGGACCGGCTCGAGGTCGGCTTGAAGCCCGCCTGCGTTTCGGCCTGTCTGGGCAAGGCACTGGATTTCGGCGTGATCGAAAACATTCCGGAAGGGCGCGCCCAGGCCAAGACGGAAATCCCCGGTTTTCCCAGCCCCGAAATCACCCATCCGAACATCCGTTTTCAGCAAACACGCACCACCCAGCGCGACATGGTGCGGGTTGACAGCACTGCCCTGAAATACCACCGCGACGACACCAGCGGCGCATTCCGCCCGACACTGGACCCCAAGCATGGCTACCAGCGGCACTGGAACCTGAAGAAACTGCTCGGTTCACACGAAAACGCGCATATCGCCTTCACCCTGAGCGTACAGACCGTGATGGGCGCATTTCTGTTGCTGATCCTGGGAGGCTGGCTGGGAAATGCGCCACTGTCCGCCTTTGGCGGCAGTGCCGCGTACCTGCCCTTGCTGGGCCTGATGCTGGCGCTGATGAGCTTCGGCCTGTTCAAGCTCAACATGCATCTGGGCAAACCGCTGCGGTTCTACCGCGGTTTCAACAACCTGCGGCACTCCCCGGTAAGCCGTGAAATTGCCGGCGTGTCGCTGTTCTTCGCCGGACTGGCAGGCTACGGTTTCTTCACCTTCTTTGGCGGCATGATCGCCTCATTGATCGGCGACGCGCTGACCGGGGCGCTGCGCAATCTGGCTGCTGGCGCGGGGATACTGGGTGCTGGCCTGGGCGGATACTACATGATCAAGCTCTACCTGATCCCTGCCCGCCCCTTCTGGAACCACTGGCATACCGGCGCCGCTTTCGTGGCCACGGCACTGGGTCTGGGCGCACTGTTGCTGGCGTTGACCGCGTGGCTGACGGGTGCGCTGACCAACGAACTGGGGGTGGTCCTGGCCAGCGTGGCGGCCACAGGCTTTGCTCTGGAAGGCATCGGCCTGATAGTCCATGCCCGCGATCTCAAAGCCAAGGGCGACGAAGGCATGGCCTCGTTCTACGAGCAAACCACCACCTACGGCTACCCTTACTGGCTGCGCAACGGATTGCTGGCGACCAGCCTGATGCTGGCGCTGGGCATGGGGTTCATCGGGCAGGCCAGTGGACTGGCGTTCGCGATGCTGACCTTGACTGCACTGACCAGCGGGATTCTGGGACGGGCATTGTTCTACGTGCTGGTCATCCCGACCACCATGCCTGGTGCGTTCTTCTGGAGGAACAAGGGATTTGTCGAACATGCAAAAGAAGTAGGTCTGGCCAACATGCCGCAAGTCGGCGTGGTGCCGGATGCACATTGA
- a CDS encoding bifunctional diguanylate cyclase/phosphodiesterase, giving the protein MPLQTALSRIPQINRIVFLIGLAGIVAGIVGINISHDPSWIKFFDNLHWTVATASAAVLAWLGRRQISGQKRFGAIWWFAAGFAGYALGQLVWDAQVALAYSKFPSPSDFFYLWLGPCLTMGLILEIRNGVRKASQVTVLLDVLSLSVASLTLVLVLYLPMRGDLDLLSMAVLVSYPVSLLIPTCIGLIMIPAMRLRFSSGFFLFLPAVAVTAWSWMHWNLMALNGLAIDGAWFNVSFSIAILLAGLAVSVWQLEHSDAPEWDRACEGFLRMLPIITIILASGAMVVAGSRPGDPDLVEWLTYAGSVLVIMLAIVRQSRLLKERDQLLATQTEALRVGKLLESFIDTVPIRVFWKDRDLNYLGCNSLFAHDAGYTRPSELIGKNDFQMVWKDQAELYRADDYRVINSGNPKISYDEPQTLPDGCKVWVRTSKVPMWSEGNNEVIGVLGIYEDITEHKTAEEDLRVAAATFETQEAILITDSDAKIMRVNPAFQEITGYSKEEVIGQNPRILQSGRHDAAFYQAMWAALRDTGKWSGEVWDKRKNGEIYPKSMTITAVYDDNQQVSNYVAVFTDISQRKQSEQEIHQLAFYDPLTQLPNRRLLMDRLQQAMAVSARSGRHGALLFLDLDHFKIINDTRGHAMGDLLLIEVARRLQTCVREGDSVARLGGDEFVVVLEELSSRQDEAATLTELVAEKIRNKLSQPYALKEYECHTTPSIGISLFHGHLESVDDLLQHADVAMYQAKAAGRNAIRFFDPQMQTALDMRADLEADLRHALEKRQFRLYYQIQVDRLHRPLGAEVLLRWAHPERGLVFPDQFIPLAEETGLIVPIGLWVLETACTQLKAWQRDALTRDLTVAVNVSARQFHQANFVAQVQRVLLESGAPPAQLKLELTESVVLENIEDTIGKMHEIKKLGVSFSMDDFGTGYSSLSQLKRLPLDQIKIDRSFVRDIAFDSNDAAIVHATIAMSQALGLNVIAEGVETEAQREFLDHHGCHAFQGYLFSKPVPLELFEEKLKTSSMG; this is encoded by the coding sequence ATGCCACTTCAAACTGCCCTCTCCCGCATACCTCAAATCAACCGGATCGTCTTTCTGATAGGTCTGGCCGGTATCGTGGCTGGAATCGTCGGAATAAATATTTCTCACGATCCATCCTGGATCAAGTTCTTCGACAACCTGCATTGGACAGTTGCGACCGCGTCGGCTGCGGTGCTCGCCTGGTTGGGCCGGAGGCAAATCAGTGGTCAAAAACGTTTTGGAGCAATCTGGTGGTTTGCTGCCGGATTTGCTGGCTACGCCCTTGGGCAACTTGTCTGGGATGCACAGGTGGCCCTGGCGTACAGCAAGTTTCCCTCGCCCTCTGACTTTTTTTACCTCTGGCTGGGGCCTTGCCTGACGATGGGGTTGATTCTGGAAATTCGCAACGGGGTGCGCAAGGCGAGCCAGGTGACGGTTCTGCTGGATGTGTTGTCACTGTCGGTTGCTTCGCTCACGCTGGTCCTGGTGCTGTATCTGCCCATGCGGGGTGATCTTGATCTGCTCTCAATGGCCGTGCTGGTGAGTTACCCCGTTAGCCTGCTTATTCCAACCTGCATCGGCCTGATCATGATCCCGGCCATGCGCTTGCGTTTCTCTTCAGGTTTTTTTCTTTTTCTGCCTGCTGTTGCAGTTACGGCATGGAGTTGGATGCACTGGAACTTGATGGCCCTGAATGGCCTTGCCATCGATGGGGCATGGTTTAACGTTTCCTTTTCAATCGCAATTCTCCTGGCTGGACTGGCGGTTTCAGTCTGGCAACTTGAACATTCCGACGCGCCAGAATGGGATCGGGCCTGCGAAGGATTTTTACGCATGCTCCCCATCATCACTATCATCCTGGCCAGCGGTGCCATGGTCGTGGCAGGTTCAAGGCCTGGCGATCCAGACCTTGTTGAATGGCTGACTTATGCCGGATCGGTGCTGGTCATCATGCTGGCCATCGTCAGGCAAAGCCGGCTACTGAAAGAACGTGACCAGCTGCTGGCCACGCAAACCGAGGCGCTCAGGGTGGGGAAGTTGCTTGAGTCTTTCATCGATACGGTGCCTATTCGCGTATTCTGGAAGGATCGCGATTTGAATTATCTGGGTTGTAATTCCCTGTTTGCCCATGATGCAGGCTATACGCGACCAAGTGAACTGATTGGCAAGAACGATTTCCAGATGGTGTGGAAAGATCAGGCCGAACTTTATCGTGCCGACGATTATCGCGTCATCAACTCAGGCAACCCCAAGATTAGTTACGACGAACCGCAAACCCTACCGGATGGGTGCAAAGTATGGGTACGCACCTCCAAGGTGCCTATGTGGAGTGAGGGTAACAATGAAGTAATCGGCGTGCTGGGTATCTACGAAGACATCACCGAACACAAGACAGCAGAAGAGGATCTGCGCGTCGCTGCGGCTACCTTCGAAACCCAGGAAGCCATCCTGATTACCGATTCTGACGCAAAAATTATGCGCGTCAATCCGGCTTTTCAGGAGATTACCGGCTACAGTAAAGAAGAAGTCATCGGGCAAAACCCGCGCATCCTGCAGTCCGGTCGCCACGATGCGGCTTTCTATCAGGCCATGTGGGCAGCATTACGCGATACCGGCAAGTGGTCTGGCGAGGTCTGGGACAAGCGCAAGAATGGCGAGATCTATCCCAAATCCATGACCATTACGGCGGTTTACGATGACAATCAGCAAGTCTCCAATTATGTGGCCGTGTTTACCGACATAAGTCAGCGCAAACAGTCGGAACAGGAAATTCATCAACTGGCCTTTTACGACCCTCTGACCCAACTGCCGAATCGTCGCTTGTTAATGGACCGTTTGCAGCAGGCGATGGCAGTCAGCGCACGTAGCGGCCGGCATGGTGCATTACTATTTCTGGATCTGGATCATTTCAAGATCATCAATGATACGCGGGGTCATGCCATGGGCGACCTGCTGTTGATCGAGGTGGCGCGCAGGTTACAGACCTGTGTGCGCGAAGGTGACAGTGTGGCCCGGCTGGGCGGCGATGAATTTGTGGTGGTCCTTGAAGAGCTGAGCAGCCGGCAGGACGAGGCGGCCACACTCACCGAACTGGTCGCAGAAAAGATTCGCAACAAGCTAAGTCAGCCTTATGCGCTGAAAGAGTACGAGTGCCACACCACACCGAGTATCGGCATCAGTCTGTTCCATGGCCATCTGGAGAGCGTGGACGATTTGCTCCAGCATGCTGACGTTGCCATGTATCAGGCCAAGGCGGCAGGGCGCAATGCCATCCGCTTTTTTGACCCGCAGATGCAAACAGCATTGGATATGCGTGCGGATCTGGAAGCGGATTTGCGTCATGCCCTCGAGAAGCGGCAATTTCGTCTGTACTATCAAATCCAGGTGGACCGCCTTCACCGTCCGCTGGGCGCGGAAGTGCTGTTGCGCTGGGCACATCCCGAACGTGGTCTGGTTTTCCCTGATCAATTCATTCCGCTGGCCGAAGAAACCGGACTGATCGTGCCGATCGGTTTGTGGGTGCTGGAAACCGCCTGCACGCAGCTCAAAGCATGGCAACGCGATGCGCTGACCCGCGACCTGACGGTGGCGGTGAACGTCAGCGCCAGGCAATTCCATCAGGCCAACTTCGTTGCCCAGGTGCAGCGCGTGCTGCTGGAAAGCGGAGCGCCGCCTGCGCAGCTCAAACTGGAACTGACCGAAAGTGTCGTGCTGGAGAACATCGAGGACACCATCGGCAAGATGCATGAAATAAAAAAACTGGGCGTGAGTTTCTCGATGGACGACTTCGGTACGGGCTATTCTTCGCTGTCCCAGCTGAAACGCCTGCCGCTGGACCAAATCAAGATCGACCGATCCTTCGTGCGCGACATCGCTTTTGACTCCAACGATGCGGCCATTGTGCACGCCACTATTGCAATGTCACAGGCTTTAGGGCTGAACGTCATTGCCGAAGGGGTGGAAACCGAAGCGCAACGCGAATTCCTTGATCATCATGGCTGCCATGCCTTTCAGGGATATTTGTTCAGCAAGCCAGTCCCGCTGGAGCTGTTTGAGGAGAAATTAAAAACTTCTTCTATGGGATAA
- a CDS encoding TorF family putative porin → MASLQWLMIMAAAPPANADEVPEYTFSSNIGVATDYISRGLRLNWNRPALQGGAEVVHRSGGYIGANFSQLTDQYYANGSVEVDLYVGLRQPFDDMLSYDVGLGAYFYPGANYRDAVPKGAYPDKRYDTVEAIFGISYRWLNLKYSRCLTDYYGYDDHTVPLSIWNSGVSGGVEPGKRTRGSGYYEANASFDIGHEVSVGLHIGRQVVTHSSKLSYSDYKISGTKTLPHDWSATVALSSTSGAEIYNDFISVNGNGQTLDIGGTHWVFSVNKAF, encoded by the coding sequence TTGGCTAGCCTTCAGTGGCTGATGATCATGGCGGCAGCGCCTCCCGCGAATGCGGATGAAGTTCCTGAATATACATTTTCATCCAATATCGGTGTTGCGACAGATTACATCAGCCGAGGCTTGCGCCTGAACTGGAATCGGCCAGCACTTCAGGGTGGTGCTGAAGTGGTGCATCGTAGCGGTGGGTACATAGGTGCAAACTTCTCGCAGTTGACAGACCAGTACTATGCAAACGGCTCGGTTGAAGTCGATCTTTATGTCGGTCTACGCCAGCCTTTCGACGACATGCTTTCCTACGATGTTGGCTTGGGGGCCTATTTTTACCCTGGCGCCAATTACCGCGATGCCGTTCCAAAAGGCGCATACCCTGACAAACGGTATGACACCGTCGAGGCCATCTTCGGCATTTCCTACCGTTGGCTGAACCTCAAGTATTCACGCTGCTTGACCGATTACTATGGTTATGACGACCACACTGTCCCCTTGTCCATCTGGAACAGCGGCGTATCAGGCGGAGTGGAGCCCGGCAAGCGAACCAGGGGTTCCGGTTATTATGAAGCCAACGCCAGTTTTGACATTGGACATGAAGTCAGTGTCGGGCTGCATATCGGTCGTCAGGTGGTTACTCACAGTAGCAAGTTAAGTTATAGTGATTACAAAATCAGCGGTACGAAAACTTTGCCGCACGACTGGTCAGCAACCGTTGCCCTGTCTTCCACGAGCGGCGCGGAAATTTATAACGATTTTATTTCCGTCAACGGGAATGGTCAGACCCTGGATATTGGGGGCACGCACTGGGTGTTCTCCGTGAACAAGGCCTTCTAA